The following are from one region of the Marinomonas sp. CT5 genome:
- a CDS encoding LysR family transcriptional regulator, translated as MTPVHFTLKQLRYFTAAGELSSVTQAAEMMFVSQPSISSAIMHLEEVTGLKLFIRHHAQGLSLTSQGLEFYRKARKLLDEASALAQFAESLGSEVSGILKLVGFPTFTPRLMPILMKRFSDKYPNVIIDCDEMHQRDLIRGILDSHYDMGITYDMELPNTIDFYPLASLPPYVLINKDHALANRHSVSLEDLAPYPLIMLDWPISRQYFTSLFLNNGLKPNIAHYTQSTGMARGMVESGFGYSLLNAPITDDKFADNSNLVVIPIEGAVTPLTMGVAMLHQNPLTPAGEAFLAILKDYTEEITASLSI; from the coding sequence ATGACTCCAGTACATTTTACGTTGAAGCAGTTACGTTATTTCACCGCAGCGGGTGAATTAAGTAGCGTGACTCAAGCCGCAGAGATGATGTTTGTTTCTCAGCCATCTATTTCCTCTGCCATTATGCATTTGGAAGAGGTAACGGGTCTCAAGCTTTTTATCCGACATCACGCGCAAGGATTAAGTCTAACGTCTCAAGGATTAGAGTTTTATCGTAAGGCACGTAAGTTATTAGACGAAGCGAGTGCATTGGCTCAGTTTGCGGAGAGTCTGGGAAGTGAAGTGTCGGGTATTTTGAAGTTAGTCGGCTTTCCTACTTTTACTCCACGTTTAATGCCGATACTCATGAAGCGATTTTCTGATAAGTATCCAAATGTCATTATTGATTGCGATGAAATGCACCAGCGAGATTTGATCCGCGGCATTCTCGACTCTCATTATGATATGGGAATTACCTATGACATGGAGTTACCAAATACGATTGATTTTTACCCCTTAGCCTCTTTGCCTCCTTATGTTTTGATCAATAAAGATCATGCGCTTGCTAATCGACACTCGGTCAGTTTAGAAGATTTAGCGCCATATCCTTTGATCATGTTGGATTGGCCTATTAGCCGACAATATTTTACGTCCTTATTCCTTAATAATGGTCTTAAACCCAATATTGCCCACTATACCCAGTCGACAGGTATGGCACGTGGCATGGTGGAGAGTGGCTTTGGTTACTCTTTGCTCAATGCCCCCATTACGGATGATAAATTTGCGGATAACTCTAACTTGGTGGTTATTCCTATCGAGGGAGCTGTTACTCCTCTGACAATGGGGGTGGCGATGTTACATCAGAACCCATTAACGCCCGCTGGTGAGGCCTTTTTAGCCATTTTAAAAGACTATACCGAGGAAATTACCGCTTCGCTGTCGATATAG
- a CDS encoding cytochrome c5 family protein, producing the protein MLNDGKPQIRVFICFSVIYPKLEVEDNLLTVHFSILLGASLPMQRKPFQLSISALLFSGLAMSLVVSESAQAARSGESLFNSFCIACHMNGVAGAPKFGNKADWQPRIEKGIDTLLNHATTGFKAMPPKGLCANCTEDELRSAIQYMIDKSSDS; encoded by the coding sequence GTGCTTAATGACGGAAAGCCGCAGATTCGTGTTTTTATCTGCTTTTCTGTCATTTACCCAAAGCTTGAAGTCGAGGATAATTTACTCACTGTTCATTTTTCTATTTTATTAGGAGCGTCTCTACCGATGCAACGCAAACCTTTCCAGCTCAGTATTAGCGCCCTACTATTTAGTGGCTTAGCCATGAGCTTAGTGGTAAGCGAATCGGCGCAGGCAGCGCGTTCTGGTGAGTCTCTATTCAACAGTTTTTGTATTGCTTGTCATATGAATGGGGTGGCGGGCGCGCCAAAATTTGGCAATAAAGCCGACTGGCAACCGCGTATTGAAAAAGGCATAGACACTTTATTAAACCACGCTACGACAGGTTTCAAAGCCATGCCGCCCAAAGGTTTGTGCGCGAATTGCACCGAGGACGAGCTACGCAGTGCGATTCAATACATGATCGACAAGAGTTCAGACTCTTAA